The sequence tatatatatgtatatatatatatatatatatatatatatatatatgtatatatatatatatatatatatatatatatatatatatgtgtgtgtgtgtatgtatgtatgtgtgtgggaaaaattacaagactacttcgtctctacagaactgtttcttgaggggttccctcaatcatcaggagatttgggattgagggaacccctcatgaaacagttctgtagagacgaagtagtcttgtaatttttcccacacctacatattgcgctctaccacggtatcgagcactattctctggataatccaatcaagacatatatatatatatatatatatatatatatatatatatatatatatatatatatatatatatatatatatatatatatatatatatatatatatatatatatatatatatatatatatatatatatatatatatatatatatatacacacattttaatgTGCTGCGTCAGAGAGAAGCCTCCATAAACACGCGAGGGGCGGGGTTTAGCCAAAGATATGCTCTGTGCTTCGCCTGTCAGGCGTAAGAGAAGAGCAATTAAAGTCACATTAAAAGATAACCGGTATGGTggtattgtctcaaatatataCAGCTTTGTAAAATATGCCGGTATTAACTATACCGCCCATTCCTATCTGAGATCAATAGAGTGATTTAAGAGGCACGGCGAAGACGTCATAGGTCAACCGGAATATATTAATAGTGCTGAAAGGAAATGAGCGCCCCTCAGTGTATGGGAGCCACATGGCATATGACCAATAGTCTTATTAGAGAGTGCATGGGGACTTGGGCTTCacatgtaggtgtgaaaatacaaaaaaaaaataccaactaTTTGAGAAATTGGACTAATAAAGTGCATGGAAAAATACTGACTGGTACATCTGGACCCCAAATGGACTGTTAAACGTGTCTTCCTGATATTTTGTTTTGAGCATCACAATGGCTGAGTCACCAACTATGTTTACCATAAACCCCCTCCTCTTTGTCTTTCAGAGCTGTTGCGCAGCCGTCGGAACCTGTGTGGTGGAACTCTAGCCTTCAAGCGGGGAGCTTGTGGCCACAGCGGCACAGCGTTTTTCATGTCAGAGACCGAGCGCGCTTGCAGTCGTTTATGTCATCCCCTCTTTTCCAGACAGAAGATCCCGGAAAATCCCCAACCAAGAttctcttatcttactgatagtgCTAGCAGTCAGCCAAAATGTCTGTCAACGTCAACCGCAGCGTGTTGGACCAGTTCTATCGCTACAAAATGCCCCGTCTGATTGCCAAGGTAACACAGCAGTGATGCCATGATGAGCTTTGCCCCACGACTCCAACGTATATCCGTGTTCTCATAGGTGGAAGGCAAAGGGAATGGAATCAAGACGGTCATTGTCAACATGGTTGATGTTGCAAAGGCGCTGAACAGGCCTCCAACATGTACGTCACGTTCTTTTTCCACAGTTCTACAAACCTAAATTGTCGATGTTGTatgtttttacctttttaatgATGTATTGGAGAATAGTAGTTTGTAGCTATTCTAGTAAATTCTACAGTTGTGACGTTGACCCTTTCTCTCTCCAGACCCGACCAAGTTTTTTGGCTGTGAACTCGGTGCTCAGACCCAGTTTGATAGCAAAAACGACCGCTACATCGTCAACGGATCCCATGAGGCGAACAAGCTGCAGGACATGCTTGACGGGTTCATCAGAAAATTTGTGCTGTGTACCGAGTGTGACAACCCAGAAACTGACCTGGTAAATGTTGTACAGCATATTTGGGTCAACATCAGCCTAGATAGCCAAGTGACTAACACTTAAAGGACTTGAAACGTGGGAGGGATATTATTAGGCTTTGTAGGTTGTATTCGGCCATGTGACTTTTGaacaaaagtaaacaaagtgGTTGGTCACCATTGTACAAACCACTAAATGAGGAGacaacaaaaaaatcaaactATTCAGTGGAATCTATtcctatactttatcaaaataAGTTTTGTTGAGTATCCCAGGGTTTATCTGTTGGTCGCGTTCCCAGACATGTCGAACTATGGTGGTCCAGGCATCATTATACACAACAAAAACGGATGAAAActttggaaaagcatggaggtctacaacctCCTTGTGTGggactgggtcaaggaaattgcaatcaagactctcccggatacATCATGGTTCGTTTCTGCTCGGGTAGGGTTGCATTttatgatttaactttgcgtctaccGCCATCGTGCGCTGATACGAGTGCGCATgttttcaaaatataactataaataatgatggattagatttatatagtgcTTGTCAGAGAAGttagaacccatcattcattaacACCTGGTGACGTTAAGCTACTttcatagccacagctgccctggggtagttGTGGCTATGAAACTATTAGAGCTGTCAAGTGATGACTTTTTTTAAATCCGATAAATCACACTGTTATTTACTTGCATAAATATAACATGCCTAAGAAAATAgcccaatattttggtacaaatGCAATTTGGTGGTCAGAATGTCATAATTGAACGGTTTTTAAAcgttttactgaactgcaagtcatGATTTGCTCAGAGCTTGGTGAAAATAAGTATAGCTGAAATTAGGTGCACATTTTGACAGTCTTTGCAGTTTGCAATAATCTTGCAAAGAAGGTACAGTTACTAATAGTCAAAGGTGTAAAATAACTTAAACAACTTAACATGATGCACCATTTACTCTTTAGTTTAAACAGTTGTCGAAACAAACaagcttgtttattttttatttttggtgcaAAGCAACTCCAGTTCGTTGTGTACTTACAGATGTCCAACATTCAGTAGTTGCAAGTTGATGCTCCTGCGTAGTGCATTCGGTTTGTCCTAGCTGTAATTGTGCCTCTCCAAGGCAATGTGCGACAGATCAGCTGTGGTGATAGGATCGACAGCTTCCTGCAGGACCTGGTCTTCACAGATGTTAAATGTCCTACAGGATGTCCTTTTAGCAAAGGCATATGTTCAACTTAACTGTGCTACTTTTGTTGACATCATTGAATCGGGCAACTTTGCCAGCATAGCGTTCACTGCTTTTTGTCGACGTAGTTATCGGCGTATCAGCACCAGCTGTCACTGCGGTGACTGCTCCTTGCTTTCTCAGTCTCTCAAGACACCAAAAAAAGTCTCCAATATCTCTGGTAAAAGTCATAAGATTTGTCACTACTAGCTGTCTACAATAGTCCTGAAGTTCCTGCAACATTCTGGAATACGTGTCTTGCTTTAAGATGGTATGTTAATGAACCTCTAAAGGCCCAAGTGGCCACAtttgtggacagcacctttttagctcttatttccaaaagtgtgtacactactgaattggggtcttatgctgacgtatggacacttatactgctatctggtgctGTCAGAAAAGTAtagcatacaatggaatttggaagaaaaaaagtgtaaaaattaggATCTctctacacatgaagtacacgtgtagcttgtgtacttatggactaagtacatcattttttgtttttactttaattagggtccaataagcccaactaataaagagaaattaaaaaagcatgtaaacaaactgcttgGGCCTTTAGAGGTTTTCAAACTTCATGTGTGCCCATGATAATAGCGTTTTTTGCTGCAATACCAACAAGTTACCTTAATTTTATCCAAAGTTCTGTTTTAAAGCAAATCTTTGCAATCACACACAGAATGTAACAAATTAACAATGATTCATCTTcattcatatttgatgttttttttttaatattcagaaATGTTTACGTTGACAGCCCTGAAAgtttcatttatgattgctgcctttggtaaaaacCTAACTCTTAGGTTTTGCTCACTTTCGATTTCTTTATTCAGACTCAGAGTTGGTGCTTTACGAAATGCTCGTAgcgaaaaaaaacacacaaacaagaataaaaaaaaaaaaatacaaatatcacagtaatacttaaatgggaaatactaaatgaaaacaaattttaaacaaagtgatcactgcaaatttGCGCGTTCTGCGACTGTGCTCCCTTGGACTGTAGTGCGTGCTACTTTTTTCGTCGCCCTTCGTTAAAAATCTTGACATCTTTCGCCCGTCTTGATTACCTCTGAAGGAACTTTTATCCTTTTCGCCGTTTGAACCGTTCCAACCGCCTAAAACAAGGCAAGCTTAGGGCATTTTTCTCTCCTGTCCAGAACGCTATGACAACAGACTCTGGCTGGGCCACCACTTCCAGCCTCGCGTAGTGTTATGAGCCGGACGTCACGCCTGATATATACAACCTATGTCATTTAAAATGTGAATTgcatacttaaatgggaaatactaaATGAAAAGACATTTTAAACAttgatcactgcaaacttgcaCGTTCTgcgactctgctcccttggactgtaGTACGTGCTACTTTTCTCGTCGCCTTTCGTAAAAAATCTTGACATCTTTCGCCCGTCTTGATAACCTCCTGGAGGAACTTTTATCCTCTTCGCAATTTGAACTGTTCCAACAGTCTAAAACAAGGCAAGCTTAGGGCATTTTTCTCCTGCCCAGAACGCTATGACAACAGACTCTGGCTGCCCCACCACTTCCGGTCTCGCATAGATTTATGAGCCAGACGTGACGTCTGATGTATATAACCTATGTCAtttaaaatgttgcattgattacaAAGTGTGTGATTCAGTTATTTATGAAGAGCTGTGTTCCCCACAGAATGTAAATCCCAAGAAACAAACCATTGGCACTGCCTGTAAGGCCTGTGGGCACCGCGGCATGCTCGACACCAGGCACAAACTCTGCACATTCATCCTCAAAAACCCACCAGGTGAGATGATCTCCTGCACGAGCGTCCCACGggaatgtatttgtgtatattaaTCACACCTTATCCCTCGACAGAGGCCACTGAAAGTGGATCTGCAGCTgcaaagaaggagaaggagaagaaaaacCGCAAGAAGGACAAGGAGAACGGCTCTGGAAGTGGAGAGGCTGGAAACCAAGAAAACTTTGATGCTCCTGAGGTTGTGGTGCGTTCACTGCCCCTCCAGTATATGACCTTCCAGCTGTGCCCTTGAGTGTGTTCTCAAGTGTGTTTTGTGTTTCAGGACCGAGACGACGACGATGAAGACTGGGGGGAGGAGACCACTGAGGAAGCCCAGAGGAGGCGAATGGAGGAGATCAGCGACCACGCCAAGAACCTCACGCTCAGCGAGGATCTGGAGAAACCTCTGGAAGAGCGAGTGAACCTCTTCTACAGCTTTGTCAAAGTCAGCTTGCTCTTCTTACACGTTCCTTCTCAGCTGCTTGTTAATGTtgtgattagagatgtccgataatatcagactgctgataaatgctttaaaatctaatatcggaaattatcgatatcagaattatcggtatcagtttcaaaaagttaaatttatgactttttaaaatgccgctgtgtacacggacgtagggagaagtacaggccGTCAATAAAACTTAATGGCACtgactttgcgtgccggcccagtcacatgatatctgcggcttttcacacagaAAAGTGAACGCaggacatacttggtcaacagccattcaggtcacactgagggtggccgtaataacaacttgaacactgttacaaatatgcgccacactgtgaacccacaccaaacaagaatgacaaacacatttggggagaacatccgcaccgtaacacaacatatactcggaaccccttgcagcactaactattccgagacgctacaatataccccgccGACCTCATCCTCCTtctgctctctcagggagagcatggccCAAATTCCAaggtgctgttttgaggcatgtttgtgacttcaataataaatatgccagtgccatgttgccattttttccgtaacttgagttgacttattttggaaaaccttgttacattgtttaatgcatccagcggggcatcacaacaaaattagtcaTAATGTgtttcacgactgtatatatcggtatctgtaattaagagttggacaatatcggatatctgtaaaaaagccattatcggacatccctagttgtGATCGAAGTGCAAAAGCAACACACTGACTTGGAGTAAAATCCGTCCCATCTTTGCGTCTCCAGACAAGGAAGGAGAACGCCACCATAGACGCGGCCGACAAGGACATCCTGGCTGAGGCGGAGCGTCTGGACGTGAAGGCCATGGGCCCGCTCATCCTCAGCGAGCTGCTCTTCGACGAAAACATCCGCGAGCAGCTCAAGAAGTACAAGCGCCACTTCCTGCGGGTACGTCCTTGAGCTCAAGTCACCTGACTGACTTGATTGAGTCAAGCGCTTCCTTGTGAGCACGTTCAGAGTTTCCCTTTCCGCGTCCTCAGTTCTGCCACAACAACAAGAAGGCCCAGAAGTACCTGCTGGCAGGATTTGAGTGTGTGGTGAAGCTGCACAAACTCCAGCTCCTGCAGAAAGTCCCCATCATCCTCAAAGATTTCTACGACGCCGACCTGCTGGAGGAGGACGTCATATTCGCCTGGGCAGAGAAGGTGATAGACTTACTTACTTCCTTCTCCCTGGCTTTGTTGTCACTCGATATGTTGATGGGGTTTGTCTTCTGTCCCTCAGGTTTCTAAGAAGTATGTCTCTAAGGAACTCGCCAAAGAGATCCACGCTAAGGCTGCGCCCTTTGTCAAGTGGCTGAAGGAGGCGGAGGAGGAGTCCGAGGGGAGCGAGGAGGACGACGAGGAAGACGATGAGAACGTCGAggtcagttttggatgatatttTAGTTTGAAAATACATGTTAGTagtataaatcaggggtgtccaaagtgcgcccTGCAGCTAGTTCATTCTTTTTTTGTTGGCCCGCCtaatctttttaaaaacaaa comes from Nerophis ophidion isolate RoL-2023_Sa linkage group LG24, RoL_Noph_v1.0, whole genome shotgun sequence and encodes:
- the eif5 gene encoding eukaryotic translation initiation factor 5, with product MSVNVNRSVLDQFYRYKMPRLIAKVEGKGNGIKTVIVNMVDVAKALNRPPTYPTKFFGCELGAQTQFDSKNDRYIVNGSHEANKLQDMLDGFIRKFVLCTECDNPETDLNVNPKKQTIGTACKACGHRGMLDTRHKLCTFILKNPPEATESGSAAAKKEKEKKNRKKDKENGSGSGEAGNQENFDAPEVVDRDDDDEDWGEETTEEAQRRRMEEISDHAKNLTLSEDLEKPLEERVNLFYSFVKTRKENATIDAADKDILAEAERLDVKAMGPLILSELLFDENIREQLKKYKRHFLRFCHNNKKAQKYLLAGFECVVKLHKLQLLQKVPIILKDFYDADLLEEDVIFAWAEKVSKKYVSKELAKEIHAKAAPFVKWLKEAEEESEGSEEDDEEDDENVEVVYSPSARELKVETVKADKPGKEEEDIDIDAI